In the Colletotrichum lupini chromosome 4, complete sequence genome, ACCATCCTACCGGGCTGCTTTGCTCTCTCTTTTCCCCGTTTGGCCATGCTCTCTCTCAGTTGTCACTCCCTAGAGCATCTCGGTACCACAGCCCTATGGCCGAGGTAGATTTATCAGAGAGCAATGGTGGTGCTCTCGTAGCCACTGCCATCACTTTCCTTGTTCTCTCTTGGTTTTCCGTCGTTCTCAGATGTTATGTTCGAGCTTTCATGACCAAAGGCTTCCAAGCCGATGACTGGCTCATGCTGGTTGCCCAGGTGAGTTTCCTTCTTGGCGGACCATGCTACGGCTTCACTGACTTGAACTATTAGATCATATTCACCATCTCTTGCTCCTTTATCCTCCTCGGCGTTAATGATGGCCTCGGCCACCACAACCAAGCCCTGGATCAACGGAAGGAGGTCTCTGCTTTGATGGTTTGTTGGCTCTACTTCTTGTACTCGTTGGCGTCATTGACCAAGTCATGTAGTACCAAGCCTTGGCTACCGCCACATATGTGCTTGATATGCTGTTCATCAAGCTGAGCATTGGTTTCTTCCTATTGCGACTTTCAAACTCAAAGCTATACAACTGGATCATCCATGTCAGTCTGGCGATTATCACGGTTTGGAGTGTGGTCATCTTCTTTTGGAATGTATTCCAGTGCTCGCCTGTCGAAGCGCAATGGGATTATGCTATTCCCAACTCCAAGTGTGTATCGCCAGACGCTGTTGTAGCGGCAGCCTACTCCATCAGTGTCATGACGATTTTGAGTGATTGGCTCTACGTAAGCTACCTTTCTCTTACGAACCTACGATGCCTTTGAGTTGATGTTCACGTCATGTAGGCCTTGCTCCCTATACCTATGATATGGAGCGTCAAGATGACCAAGCAAGCCAAGGCAACTGTCATTGTCATTCTTGGCCTGGGAATTTTGTAAGTGAACCCATGATGAGATGGCCAGTAGGAAAGTGACTAACAAGACCCAGTGCCAGCATTGCAACCCTCATCAGACTCAAGTTCTTGGCCGACCTCAGCGATCTGACCGATATCTTGTGTACGATCTTGCCCATTTCCAAATCCCCTTTTCGTGCTCGAAAGCCAGAGATCAACCCCGGACCGTACTAACACGGCTGCAGTTGTGGGAACAGATGCCATGGTTTGGACCTTAGTCGAGCCCGGAGTTGCCATCGTGGCCTCCAGTCTAGTAACCATCCGACCGCTCCTCCGAGCATGGCGACTCAACGGATTCACTTCGACCGACCGAACACCGGGTATGAGCGGACACATCAGCGGGCACATCAGCGGAGGAATGAGATCAGGGGCAGCGCGGTCGGCGCCCCGTTCGGCACCCCGCGACCCTTACGGCACCGATAGCATCGACGGCATCGACACGGATCTGGAGCTCGGTGGGATAGGAAAACATGAACCCATGCCGCGGCCAAACTCTCGGCTCGGGTACCAGGGGCCGTTTGCGCAAGGCGGCTCAAAGACGGCGGGGACGCAACTCGGCTCGGATTACATGGCACCACCGAACCGGAGACAGGATAGCAACACTAAAAGCGAAATGTACGTAATCGAAGGAGATAAAGCGAGCGACACCTGGACGGGGGATAGGCTGGGCTCCCCGAGCGTGTCTTCGGTTGACCTCGACGGTCTCGACGCGCAAAGCCAGCATAGTGGGCGGGTCGGGCTCGGAGGAGGGAGAAGGGATAGATAATGGTGAATAGAGGGGAAAACTCCGACCATTGTATCGATACGATTATGTCTACCTTTGTGGTTTCATGGCGTTCATGGGTGCCCTAGGGGTACATCCGGGCGCATCGCATACTGAGCAAAAGAACGGTATGGAGCTGCTTTCATGTGGCTTGGATATTAAGAAGACTGGTATAGATTTTGGATACTCTGGCCTTCAGATGCTTGGATGCATTTGGTCTTTGGACAATCACGGCGGGCAGAAGCATAGATCATTAGTGTATGCTGGATTTAAACTAAACCGCGCCGCTCAGTGTGCGCGCGCGTGTATAAAGAGTCTGAAGCCATCTTTGATAGAGTAAGAAAGCCCGAACGAGCATCTTACACTCGCCATAACCCAATCTGAATACACTTAGAACGGATCCTGTTTGTAAGCCGCCTCCGCTTCCTCATACGCATCATACGAGTATAGAAACTGTTGGATATCAGGACATGTCCACCGCGAAGGGAACCCCGGCCGCGGCTCCTCCCCAGGCACCAGCGACGCCGTCATGATCTCGTCGCGACGCTCCTGCTCGGGGCCGTCGGGCATGTGGAAGTCATCGCGCTGCGCAAAGGATTCCATGACGATGCGCTGGCCTCGCGCCATGCGAAGACGCTGGTACATGGCCGCCACGGCAGCGAGCTGcgaggccgaggccgaggccgagCTCGAACTCTCTCCAGCTTCGGTCTCTGTTGCGCGGCCGCCAACTTTGCCGAGCAGGTGGCCAAGCACGGCGCCGTCTTCAAGCGAGGAATTCGCGCCCTGCGCGAGATAGGGCAGCATCGGGTGACAACAATCCCCCGCCATGAAAAACCTCCCGTCCTTGCTCGCCCACTCGTCCAGCGGCTCGATCCAGCAGAGCTTCCACTTGTGCACGCTCTCCACCTGGTCAAGCAGTTTGCGGAGCAGGGGATCCCAGTTGGAAAATAGGCCGCGCATCTCCTCGACGTCGCCGACGACTTTTGTCGAACCCTCGGGGAGGTTGTCGGGAGAGAGGAGACCGAGGTTGAGCATGCGGCCCTGCTTGACGGTGTAGGAGACGCCGTGGCCCCGGGGCCCGATCCAGAAGTGTACGGTTTCGGATTCGATAAAGGCCTCGAGCTCGGCTTTGTGAGGGCCCTTTAGGGAGTCGATGGGTATTGCGATGCGGAAGGCGAGGTCGCCTGTTAGGGAGGGGGGCGAGGGCCGGTTGAGGAATTGGGCGCGGGTGGCGGACCACATTCCGTCTGCGCAGACGACTACATCGCCGGAGACTGTGGAGGAGAGTGATGAAGAATCCGATCCCGGGTCGAGAGTGACTGTCGCGCTGGTAAAGTCGACGGAGTGGACGCGCGAAGCGAGACGAATGTCGACGCCGAGGGCGGCGCAGCGGTCGACGAGGGCGCGCTGGAGCTCGACGCGGTGGAGGCCCCAAAAGGGATGGCCGTAGCGGGACTGGATCGTTTCCTGGAGGCGCGGCTCGTGGGCGAGGAGGCGGGTGCCGTCGTAGCGGTGGACAGAGAGGGTCGAGGGAACGGTCGCGAGGGGGGCGAGGGCCGGGAAGAGACCCCAGGCTTCGAGGAGGCGCGTCGCGTTTGGTGTGAGTTGGAGGCCGGCCTGCGATTTTGTCTCTTGTGAGTTCGACGAAGTTTGGAGCTGAGAAGCGCTGATACGTGGAAGGgcttgtgtgtgtgtgtgtgtgtgtgtgtgtgtgtgtgagggGATGAGAGGACTTACACCGACTTCCTGCAGTTCCTTGACTGCCTCGAGGATCGTCACTCGGTGAGAAGGGTTCGCGAGTTTGGTCGAGAGGGCCGTTGCCAACCCTGCAAGACCCGCGCCGATGATGATCACATGTATACCATCGTTGTTGGAGCTGTTCTGAGTGTGTCCCTCCATGCTGGATGGTAAGACTGTGAGAGGTTATGAGTTGCGCCGGTGGCGGGTTGCTGT is a window encoding:
- a CDS encoding integral membrane family protein, whose translation is MAEVDLSESNGGALVATAITFLVLSWFSVVLRCYVRAFMTKGFQADDWLMLVAQIIFTISCSFILLGVNDGLGHHNQALDQRKEVSALMYQALATATYVLDMLFIKLSIGFFLLRLSNSKLYNWIIHVSLAIITVWSVVIFFWNVFQCSPVEAQWDYAIPNSKCVSPDAVVAAAYSISVMTILSDWLYALLPIPMIWSVKMTKQAKATVIVILGLGIFASIATLIRLKFLADLSDLTDILFVGTDAMVWTLVEPGVAIVASSLVTIRPLLRAWRLNGFTSTDRTPGMSGHISGHISGGMRSGAARSAPRSAPRDPYGTDSIDGIDTDLELGGIGKHEPMPRPNSRLGYQGPFAQGGSKTAGTQLGSDYMAPPNRRQDSNTKSEMYVIEGDKASDTWTGDRLGSPSVSSVDLDGLDAQSQHSGRVGLGGGRRDR